A single window of Rhipicephalus microplus isolate Deutch F79 chromosome 5, USDA_Rmic, whole genome shotgun sequence DNA harbors:
- the LOC119174366 gene encoding uncharacterized protein LOC119174366 isoform X2, whose product MTRTFVPVALWLCATLLGQQHYVQGAPRPVRQISPVDHGPYTATVHATPFMSSGALGGIGSALGGLHSTVMDGLHGALHGGGMLGGVPGFHTPLTAASHLLSGTFGAVGHHLGGLTGASPLGGLTGSLTSPLSALSPALNGLSGGIIPGTAGGGMSVLTHTVHYGSSGDMGLAAAEHQHLTSTANQHSLLASQALAAADAVENAQLQASLARRHLIHKALAHQSLASQAQMMAHNAHARLLQAQAAHTSVMSMYNNGVGQGYPMMGMPAYGGYTGGMMPLVGGAMGYAENPLHSIIRKHCTTVRYINGGGGMYPMPLGLSSGLGIGGSYPYGIHNAMAIGHGLGVYGMHGAYGSSPLLAGGVSPLHSGLGMGITGLHGGYGGLYNSLGGLHSGLGYGAAGLYHGLHSGLGYGAVGLHGGLGYAATGLYHGLHGGLGYGAASLYHGLHGGLGYGASSLYHGLHGGMGYGAAGLYHGLRGGLGYGAAGLYHGLRGGLGYGAAGLYHGLHSGLGYGAAGLYHGLHGGLDYGATGLYHGLHGGLGYGAAGLYHGLHSGMGYGAVGLHSGLGYGMGGLHGGLSHSAYGLHSGMGIAGGSLAYGAGGLFGAHHPLHTAMHSSSFSSYGAYGAGSGLLRR is encoded by the exons ATGACTCGCACGTTTGTTCCGGTGGCACTCTGGCTATGCGCGACGCTGCTCGGTCAACAACACTATGTCCAGGGAGCGCCGAGGCCCGTCCGTCAGATCAGTCCAG TTGACCATGGTCCATACACGGCCACCGTCCATGCGACGCCATTCATGTCATCCGGAGCCCTGGGTGGCATCGGGTCCGCTCTCGGTGGCCTGCACAGCACCGTAATGGATGGCCTGCACGGGGCACTGCACGGCGGCGGCATGTTGGGAGGCGTCCCGGGCTTCCACACTCCGCTTACCGCTGCAAGTCACTTGCTGTCGGGGACGTTCGGCGCTGTGGGACATCACCTGGGTGGCCTAACAGGGGCAAGCCCTCTAGGAGGCCTCACCGGATCTCTCACATCGCCGCTCTCGGCCTTGTCTCCAGCCCTGAACGGCCTGTCCGGTGGCATTATTCCAGGCACCGCAGGTGGTGGCATGTCCGTACTCACTCACACAGTCCACTACGGCAGCTCGGGCGACATGGGCCTTGCCGCGGCCGAGCACCAGCATTTGACGAGTACGGCCAACCAGCACAGCCTTCTAGCCAGCCAGGCGCTGGCCGCCGCGGATGCTGTCGAGAACGCCCAACTGCAGGCCTCTCTTGCTCGGAGGCACCTCATCCACAAGGCCCTAGCGCACCAGAGCCTCGCGAGTCAGGCGCAGATGATGGCCCACAACGCTCACGCACGTCTACTTCAAGCACAGGCTGCGCACACAAGCGTAATGTCAATGTACAATAACGGCGTTGGCCAAGGCTATCCCATGATGGGCATGCCGGCGTACGGAGGTTACACAGGAGGAATGATGCCCCTAGTAGGTGGTGCCATGGGCTACGCTGAAAACCCTCTGCATAGCATCATCAGGAAACATTGCACGACTGTGCGTTATATCAATGGCGGTGGTGGGATGTATCCAATGCCGTTGGGTCTCTCGAGTGGTCTCGGTATCGGAGGAAGCTACCCCTACGGCATACACAACGCCATGGCCATCGGGCATGGACTCGGCGTCTACGGCATGCATGGAGCGTACGGAAGTAGTCCACTTCTCGCCGGTGGCGTTTCGCCGCTTCACAGTGGTCTCGGCATGGGCATTACAGGGCTGCATGGTGGATACGGAGGCCTATACAACAGTCTAGGAGGTCTTCACTCAGGCCTTGGCTACGGCGCAGCTGGTCTTTACCACGGTCTTCACAGTGGTCTTGGATACGGTGCAGTCGGTTTGCATGGTGGTCTCGGATACGCTGCCACCGGTCTCTACCATGGTCTTCATGGTGGCCTAGGATACGGTGCCGCCAGCCTATACCACGGTCTTCATGGGGGCCTTGGATATGGTGCCAGCAGTCTCTACCACGGTCTCCACGGTGGCATGGGCTACGGAGCTGCAGGTCTCTATCATGGCCTCCGCGGTGGTTTGGGCTATGGAGCCGCAGGTCTTTATCACGGGCTGCGCGGTGGTTTGGGCTACGGAGCCGCAGGCCTTTATCACGGCCTCCACAGTGGTTTGGGCTACGGAGCCGCAGGCCTCTATCACGGCTTGCACGGTGGTTTGGACTACGGAGCCACAGGTCTTTATCACGGACTCCACGGTGGCTTAGGCTATGGTGCAGCCGGACTTTACCACGGACTCCACAGTGGCATGGGCTACGGAGCTGTTGGACTACACAGTGGCCTCGGATATGGCATGGGAGGCCTGCACGGAGGTCTTTCGCACTCAGCTTACGGCCTCCACAGCGGAATGGGGATCGCTGGTGGCAGTCTTGCTTACGGCGCCGGAGGACTTTTCGGAGCCCATCATCCTCTACACACGGCCATGCATTCGTCAAGCTTTTCAAGTTACGGTGCTTACGGCGCAGGCTCCGGTTTGCTTCGACGCTGA
- the LOC119174366 gene encoding uncharacterized protein LOC119174366 isoform X1: protein MTRTFVPVALWLCATLLGQQHYVQGAPRPVRQISPGLLEEGSAQQKVTQQQSKTLTKPFSHAVDHGPYTATVHATPFMSSGALGGIGSALGGLHSTVMDGLHGALHGGGMLGGVPGFHTPLTAASHLLSGTFGAVGHHLGGLTGASPLGGLTGSLTSPLSALSPALNGLSGGIIPGTAGGGMSVLTHTVHYGSSGDMGLAAAEHQHLTSTANQHSLLASQALAAADAVENAQLQASLARRHLIHKALAHQSLASQAQMMAHNAHARLLQAQAAHTSVMSMYNNGVGQGYPMMGMPAYGGYTGGMMPLVGGAMGYAENPLHSIIRKHCTTVRYINGGGGMYPMPLGLSSGLGIGGSYPYGIHNAMAIGHGLGVYGMHGAYGSSPLLAGGVSPLHSGLGMGITGLHGGYGGLYNSLGGLHSGLGYGAAGLYHGLHSGLGYGAVGLHGGLGYAATGLYHGLHGGLGYGAASLYHGLHGGLGYGASSLYHGLHGGMGYGAAGLYHGLRGGLGYGAAGLYHGLRGGLGYGAAGLYHGLHSGLGYGAAGLYHGLHGGLDYGATGLYHGLHGGLGYGAAGLYHGLHSGMGYGAVGLHSGLGYGMGGLHGGLSHSAYGLHSGMGIAGGSLAYGAGGLFGAHHPLHTAMHSSSFSSYGAYGAGSGLLRR, encoded by the coding sequence ATGACTCGCACGTTTGTTCCGGTGGCACTCTGGCTATGCGCGACGCTGCTCGGTCAACAACACTATGTCCAGGGAGCGCCGAGGCCCGTCCGTCAGATCAGTCCAGGTCTGTTGGAAGAGGGTAGCGCTCAACAGAAGGTCACCCAACAACAGTCTAAAACCCTGACTAAGCCCTTCTCCCATGCAGTTGACCATGGTCCATACACGGCCACCGTCCATGCGACGCCATTCATGTCATCCGGAGCCCTGGGTGGCATCGGGTCCGCTCTCGGTGGCCTGCACAGCACCGTAATGGATGGCCTGCACGGGGCACTGCACGGCGGCGGCATGTTGGGAGGCGTCCCGGGCTTCCACACTCCGCTTACCGCTGCAAGTCACTTGCTGTCGGGGACGTTCGGCGCTGTGGGACATCACCTGGGTGGCCTAACAGGGGCAAGCCCTCTAGGAGGCCTCACCGGATCTCTCACATCGCCGCTCTCGGCCTTGTCTCCAGCCCTGAACGGCCTGTCCGGTGGCATTATTCCAGGCACCGCAGGTGGTGGCATGTCCGTACTCACTCACACAGTCCACTACGGCAGCTCGGGCGACATGGGCCTTGCCGCGGCCGAGCACCAGCATTTGACGAGTACGGCCAACCAGCACAGCCTTCTAGCCAGCCAGGCGCTGGCCGCCGCGGATGCTGTCGAGAACGCCCAACTGCAGGCCTCTCTTGCTCGGAGGCACCTCATCCACAAGGCCCTAGCGCACCAGAGCCTCGCGAGTCAGGCGCAGATGATGGCCCACAACGCTCACGCACGTCTACTTCAAGCACAGGCTGCGCACACAAGCGTAATGTCAATGTACAATAACGGCGTTGGCCAAGGCTATCCCATGATGGGCATGCCGGCGTACGGAGGTTACACAGGAGGAATGATGCCCCTAGTAGGTGGTGCCATGGGCTACGCTGAAAACCCTCTGCATAGCATCATCAGGAAACATTGCACGACTGTGCGTTATATCAATGGCGGTGGTGGGATGTATCCAATGCCGTTGGGTCTCTCGAGTGGTCTCGGTATCGGAGGAAGCTACCCCTACGGCATACACAACGCCATGGCCATCGGGCATGGACTCGGCGTCTACGGCATGCATGGAGCGTACGGAAGTAGTCCACTTCTCGCCGGTGGCGTTTCGCCGCTTCACAGTGGTCTCGGCATGGGCATTACAGGGCTGCATGGTGGATACGGAGGCCTATACAACAGTCTAGGAGGTCTTCACTCAGGCCTTGGCTACGGCGCAGCTGGTCTTTACCACGGTCTTCACAGTGGTCTTGGATACGGTGCAGTCGGTTTGCATGGTGGTCTCGGATACGCTGCCACCGGTCTCTACCATGGTCTTCATGGTGGCCTAGGATACGGTGCCGCCAGCCTATACCACGGTCTTCATGGGGGCCTTGGATATGGTGCCAGCAGTCTCTACCACGGTCTCCACGGTGGCATGGGCTACGGAGCTGCAGGTCTCTATCATGGCCTCCGCGGTGGTTTGGGCTATGGAGCCGCAGGTCTTTATCACGGGCTGCGCGGTGGTTTGGGCTACGGAGCCGCAGGCCTTTATCACGGCCTCCACAGTGGTTTGGGCTACGGAGCCGCAGGCCTCTATCACGGCTTGCACGGTGGTTTGGACTACGGAGCCACAGGTCTTTATCACGGACTCCACGGTGGCTTAGGCTATGGTGCAGCCGGACTTTACCACGGACTCCACAGTGGCATGGGCTACGGAGCTGTTGGACTACACAGTGGCCTCGGATATGGCATGGGAGGCCTGCACGGAGGTCTTTCGCACTCAGCTTACGGCCTCCACAGCGGAATGGGGATCGCTGGTGGCAGTCTTGCTTACGGCGCCGGAGGACTTTTCGGAGCCCATCATCCTCTACACACGGCCATGCATTCGTCAAGCTTTTCAAGTTACGGTGCTTACGGCGCAGGCTCCGGTTTGCTTCGACGCTGA